A DNA window from Setaria viridis chromosome 2, Setaria_viridis_v4.0, whole genome shotgun sequence contains the following coding sequences:
- the LOC117846535 gene encoding sphingosine kinase 1 yields the protein MADPQPQAEALTEPARINGAAAEATLSGGELAWRPAAAGGGGGEGQERRLELESEVLGCRVEGRKLRVATFAASGGGDGERPSAVACGGGGKGGGGGEVVLEMESEDAAARWGDAIRDRLASLGRPKRLFIIVNPYGGKRSGRSIFQNEVRPLLEAAGILYTMQETKHRLHAQEIAHSLDIRKYDGIICVSGDGVMVEVVNGFLQREDWETAIKVPLGIIPAGTGNGMAQSLLHAAGEPFSIPNAVFAIIRGHKRALDVTSVVQGKTRFFSVLMLTWGLVADVDIESEKYRWMGSARLEFYFLLRVMNLRRYNGRVLFVPAPGYEEVGEPVEQTATSCKQNGVSTGSQEDKADDRNGETSGYPGPSIEEADLEWRSLSGPFVSVWLGNVPFASEDAMAAPKAEFADGYLDAAIIRDCPRWDVLGLMFQMKDGAYVNSPYVEYFKVKAIQIEPGLRVGSSNKGGIIDSDGEVIARGDGSRGGGEPEHLMAYGPPIQLTVDRGLATIFSPRSR from the exons ATGGCCGATCCCCAGCCCCAGGCCGAGGCCCTGACGGAGCCCGCGCGGATCAACGGCGCTGCGGCGGAGGCCACGCTCTCGGGCGGCGAGCTGGCCTGgcgcccagccgccgccggcggcggcggcggagaggggcaggagcggcggcttgAGCTGGAGTCGGAGGTGCTTGGGTGCCGGGTCGAGGGGAGGAAGCTCAGGGTCGCAACCTTTgccgcgagcggcggcggagacggggaGCGGCCCTCCGCGgtggcctgcggcggcgggggcaaagggggaggaggaggggaggtggTGCTGGAGATGGAAAGCGAGGACGCCGCGGCGCGTTGGGGGGACGCCATCAGGGATCGCCTCGCCTCGCTCG GCCGTCCAAAGAGACTGTTCATTATAGTGAACCCTTATGGTGGAAAGAGAAGTGGTCGGAGTATTTTCCAGAATGAAGTCCGACCTCTCCTTGAAGCTGCTGGCATTCTTTATACGATGCAAG AAACCAAGCATCGCCTTCATGCTCAAGAGATTGCACATTCACTGGATATTAGGAAATATGATGGGATCATTTGTGTCAGTGGAGATGGTGTTATGGtagag GTTGTTAATGGTTTCCTGCAAAGGGAGGACTGGGAAACAGCAATTAAAGTGCCACTTGGGATCATCCCAGCAG GTACCGGAAATGGAATGGCACAATCTCTATTGCATGCTGCTGGCGAACCATTCTCCATACCAAATGCCGTGTTTGCCATAATCAGAG GCCACAAACGTGCACTTGATGTTACTTCTGTTGTGCAGGGAAAGACAAGGTTCTTTAGTGTCCTGATGCTTACATGGG GTCTGGTAGCTGATGTTGATATTGAATCAGAGAAGTACAGGTGGATGGGAAGCGCTCGCCTTGAATTTTAT TTCCTTCTCCGCGTGATGAACCTGCGACGGTACAATGGGCGTGTCCTCTTCGTTCCCGCACCAGGATACGAAGAAGTCGGTGAGCCCGTGGAGCAAACTGCTACCAGCTGTAAACAGAACGGGGTTAGCACTGGTAGCCAAGAAGACAAAGCAGATGACAGAAATGGTGAAACGAGTGGTTATCCGGGCCCATCGATCGAAGAAGCTGATCTCGAATGGAGATCGCTGAGCGGTCCATTCGTTTCGGTTTGGCTCGGCAACGTTCCTTTCGCCAGTGAAGATGCAATGGCAGCACCAAAAGCAGAG TTTGCGGATGGGTACCTGGACGCAGCTATAATCAGGGACTGCCCGCGGTGGGACGTGCTTGGGCTCATGTTCCAGATGAAGGACGGCGCGTACGTGAACTCGCCGTACGTGGAGTACTTCAAGGTTAAGGCGATCCAGATCGAGCCGGGCCTGCGGGTGGGCAGCAGCAACAAGGGCGGCATCATCGACTCGGACGGGGAGGTGATCGCGCGGGGAGACGggtcccgcggcggcggtgagccTGAGCACCTGATGGCGTACGGCCCGCCCATCCAGCTGACTGTGGACCGGGGGCTGGCCACCATCTTCTCCCCGCGATCGAGATGA